In Arthrobacter sp. UKPF54-2, the following are encoded in one genomic region:
- a CDS encoding flavodoxin domain-containing protein, with product MANIYIPFGTVEGQTARIAEYIAYVIREHGHEARAADLQSSGDSFPDDCDGVIVGASVHMGKHEGFVTDFVRANKAALERLPSALFSVSLAAHGDEESAEGYVEKFEEETGWRPAHVGLFAGALPYTQYGFLKRHMMKRITSSKGSPDTDLSRDYVYTEWDGVRRFAEDFVAGLPAAKA from the coding sequence ATGGCCAATATTTACATTCCCTTCGGGACCGTCGAGGGCCAGACCGCCCGGATCGCCGAGTACATCGCCTACGTGATCCGCGAGCACGGCCACGAGGCCCGAGCGGCGGACCTGCAGAGTTCCGGTGACTCCTTCCCGGACGACTGCGACGGCGTCATCGTCGGAGCCTCGGTCCACATGGGCAAGCACGAGGGGTTCGTTACTGATTTTGTCCGCGCGAACAAGGCGGCGTTGGAGCGGCTGCCCTCGGCGCTGTTCTCGGTCAGCCTCGCTGCCCACGGGGACGAGGAAAGCGCGGAAGGGTACGTGGAGAAATTCGAGGAGGAGACTGGCTGGCGACCGGCGCACGTCGGCCTGTTCGCCGGGGCGCTGCCCTACACCCAGTACGGCTTCCTCAAGCGGCACATGATGAAGCGGATCACCAGCAGCAAGGGCTCACCGGACACGGACCTGTCCCGTGATTACGTCTACACCGAGTGGGACGGCGTCCGGCGTTTCGCCGAGGACTTCGTGGCCGGGCTGCCTGCCGCAAAGGCTTAG
- a CDS encoding benzaldehyde dehydrogenase, producing MSLLDSALWEGKIYLNGWRTGGGGTADAVEPATGETLGSYGVASVADVREAATTAAKAQKEWAARNPEDRAAVLRRAGQLWEEHGAEIQDWIVRESGGIPPKAGLETHIAANECYDASALPSLPAGDVLTSNENRWSFARRRPVGVVSVIAPFNFPLILSIRAVAPALALGNAVLLKPDPRTAVCGGVTVMRIFEEAGLPPGLLSLLPGGADVGAAVVEAPEVRVIAFTGSTAAGRKVGEAAGRLLKRAHLELGGNNALIVLPGADLAKAASAAAFGSFMHQGQICMAAGRHIVHEDIYEDYVAALAEKAGHLPVGDPKSGTVALGPVIDERQLQRVDGIVQDAVQAGARLAAGGTHDGRFYQPTVLVDLAQDSPAWKDEIFGPVAPVMKFSTLDEAVALANDNEYGLSIGILGEVGMAMTIADRLDSGKVHINEQTVSDEANSPFGGVKNSGNGSRIGGHHANMESFTEIQWLTMRPDIAPYPF from the coding sequence ATGTCCCTGCTCGACTCCGCCCTCTGGGAGGGCAAAATCTACCTCAACGGCTGGCGCACCGGCGGAGGCGGGACTGCTGACGCCGTCGAACCAGCCACCGGCGAGACCCTGGGCAGCTACGGCGTCGCCTCCGTGGCGGACGTCCGCGAAGCCGCCACCACCGCCGCGAAAGCCCAGAAGGAGTGGGCCGCCCGGAACCCCGAGGACCGGGCCGCCGTGCTGCGCCGGGCCGGCCAGCTCTGGGAGGAACACGGCGCGGAAATCCAGGACTGGATCGTCCGCGAATCCGGCGGCATCCCGCCGAAGGCCGGGCTGGAGACCCACATCGCCGCCAACGAATGCTACGACGCCTCCGCGCTGCCCTCGCTGCCGGCCGGGGACGTGCTCACCTCGAACGAAAACCGCTGGTCCTTCGCCCGGCGCCGGCCCGTGGGGGTGGTCTCCGTGATCGCGCCGTTCAACTTCCCGCTCATCCTCTCGATCCGCGCCGTCGCCCCGGCCCTGGCCCTCGGCAACGCCGTGCTGCTCAAGCCGGACCCCCGCACCGCGGTCTGCGGCGGCGTCACCGTGATGCGGATCTTCGAGGAGGCCGGACTCCCGCCGGGGCTGCTCTCGCTGCTGCCCGGCGGCGCGGACGTCGGCGCCGCCGTCGTCGAGGCCCCCGAAGTCCGCGTGATCGCCTTTACCGGCTCGACGGCGGCCGGCCGCAAGGTGGGCGAGGCGGCCGGGCGGCTGCTCAAGCGCGCCCACCTGGAACTCGGCGGCAACAACGCGCTGATTGTGCTGCCCGGCGCGGACCTGGCCAAGGCCGCCTCCGCGGCGGCGTTCGGATCGTTTATGCACCAGGGCCAGATCTGCATGGCGGCCGGACGGCACATTGTGCACGAGGACATCTACGAGGACTACGTGGCCGCGCTCGCCGAGAAGGCCGGGCACCTGCCGGTGGGAGACCCCAAGAGCGGCACCGTGGCCCTGGGCCCGGTGATCGACGAACGCCAACTGCAGCGGGTGGACGGCATTGTGCAGGACGCGGTGCAGGCCGGGGCGCGGCTGGCCGCCGGCGGGACCCATGACGGCCGGTTCTACCAGCCCACGGTGCTGGTGGACCTGGCCCAAGACAGCCCGGCGTGGAAGGACGAGATCTTCGGCCCGGTGGCACCGGTGATGAAGTTCTCCACCCTCGATGAGGCCGTGGCGCTGGCCAACGACAACGAATACGGCCTCTCCATCGGCATCCTGGGCGAGGTCGGCATGGCCATGACCATTGCGGACCGGCTGGACTCCGGCAAGGTCCACATCAACGAGCAGACGGTCTCCGACGAGGCGAACTCGCCCTTTGGCGGGGTGAAGAACTCCGGCAACGGCTCACGGATCGGCGGGCACCACGCCAATATGGAGTCCTTCACCGAGATCCAGTGGCTCACCATGCGCCCGGACATCGCGCCGTACCCGTTCTAG